The genomic segment GCAGAGAATCTTCAGCGTTGTGAATAATCTCTTTAATCCTTCCATTGGAAATGTTTGTACCGGGTGGAACTCTATTTATTGCCAGAATGATAGGTATGTCTTTATTTGGGATGGACTCCCTAACCACTTCAAACAAATCCTGATCAATCTGATTAAAACCGGTTCGGTATCCACAAGCAAAGACCAATAGATCGCTATTTGGTATGAACTCCTTCAAGGCTTCTTCATGTTCCACAATCAAAGAATTGTATCCTGGCGTATCAAAGATGTTAAGGCCATAAAAAGAGGAATCAGTAGGGTTCACGTATGCTAGTAGCCTTAGAGTATTTTCATCTGGAAGCTCCGCAATCTTTTCAAAAATCACTTGGTCAATTTCATCTAGGCTTGCATCCTTATTCACAACGTAAAACTCAGGTTTTTCCTCTTCGGTAAGCTTGACTTGTACAACCGTTCCACTAGTAGGCTTCGCTTTTGCAGGAAGTAAATTGCGGTAAAATAATCCATTAATAAGAGTTGATTTTCCGGTACTGGTCTCTCCGATTACCGTAACATAAGCTTGATACTCATGTAACCTTTGGCATAATAGACGGCCGTAGGATACTGCATCCTGATCATCTAGTTTTTCTATTATAGGCAATAAGTCTTCGCAAATTATCGCCGCTCTTTCCAGTAGTTTGCTCACAGTGCCTCCATTTCTTTCAAGATGGATTCAATAATGCTTTTATCTGAACTGAGGTTGGCAATTTTCTTATCTTTTTCTTCTTTGTTTAGCATTTTGATATCAAGGTTATACTTCATCTGGCTGTCGTAATTATCATGTTGAATTTGTAGCCAGTTGCTGATCTGCTTTTTAGTATCATCAGAGAAACATGTTACGAATTTGCAAATCTCTTCTCTAATGGATTCGATAGCCTTTGAAATCGCAGAAAACACCTGGGGTTCAACCTTGGCAATGCGTTGATCGAGTACGAGTTTCTTGCCACCTTTACCTAGCCACCCTAATATTAATCCACCAACCGCAGCTCCGAGAATCCCTCCAATGATCGCTCCAGCTGGACCTAAAGCCATACCCAGTGCTGCCCCTGCTTTCGCCCCTAGAGCTGCCCCTGCAACCCCTCCTCCAATCGCTCCACCTATTCCGCCAATTGCGTTACCAATAACAGGTAATATATTCTCAAATTTAGTTTTTTCAGGGGTTACAAACTCGAAGTCATTAGCTCCCAACTCTGAATTCCACTCAACTAATCCATCCAACTCTGCCCGGAGAACTCCCTGTAAACTGGTTATCTTGTCTTGTACATGATAGTA from the Candidatus Cloacimonadota bacterium genome contains:
- a CDS encoding dynamin family protein, producing the protein MSKLLERAAIICEDLLPIIEKLDDQDAVSYGRLLCQRLHEYQAYVTVIGETSTGKSTLINGLFYRNLLPAKAKPTSGTVVQVKLTEEEKPEFYVVNKDASLDEIDQVIFEKIAELPDENTLRLLAYVNPTDSSFYGLNIFDTPGYNSLIVEHEEALKEFIPNSDLLVFACGYRTGFNQIDQDLFEVVRESIPNKDIPIILAINRVPPGTNISNGRIKEIIHNAEDSLHQKVNTVMVNEVDKKRDPGVRPNTMDLWHQVNTIIQDPSVQEVVDRSLLQLLQGFIDDSISSVDLMISYHSIKREDTVALQKQHSILKQAHLKSVNAVFSCSRRLKSLLPPSIDQAANNIERSIVYDIESSNKWLGKDDTYAWIQGHALPIGMKKEGRIIESLISIELDRLDEELEEIANTAIKEIKRSIQFKADTETEIFEKALKNLLQRSLAKYIGRSLSR